TTGTAGCCGCGGTTGAAGATGCCCTCCATGGCGGAGACGTTCACCACGTAACGCCGGGGGAACGGTGACGCGGTCATCGCCGGGCGCAACCGGCTGACCAGGATGAACGGCGCCGTCACGTTGCACAGCTGGACCTCGAGGAGCTCCAGCGGGTCGACCTCGTGCACCCGGTCGCTCCAGCTGTTGGTCGCCGTGGTGTCCGGCACCAGCCCACCCGCGTCGATCGCCACCGAGCGGGCGGTCAGCGCCAGCTCGGTGATCTGCTGCGGGGTCAGCGAGCCGGCCCCGGCGGTGAGCACGGCGGCCGGGGAGGAGCCGGCACCACCGAAGTACTCCAACTCGGGCAGCTTGCCGCTCGGCAGCGGCTCGGCCTCGGCGGCCGCGATCGCCGAGTACGCCCCGGCGGTCCGTCGCACGGTCTGCGCCGCGTTGTTGACCAGGATGTCCAGCGGGCCACGAGCCGCCACCGACTCGGCCAGCCCGACCACCTGCGCCGGATCCCGCAGGTCGATGCCGACCACGTGCAGCCGGTCGATCCAGTCGGCGCTGTCCGGCATCGCGGTGAACCGGCGCACCGCGTCGTGCGGGAACCGCGTGGTGATCGTCAGATCCGCCCCGTCCCGCAGCAGCCGCAGCGCGATGTACATGCCGATCTTGGCCCGGCCGCCGGTCAGCAGCGCCCGCCGCCCGCGCAGGTCGGTCCGCGCGTCCCGGCGGTCGTGGTTGAGCTTGGCGCAGCCCGGGCAGAGCTGG
Above is a genomic segment from Actinoplanes ianthinogenes containing:
- a CDS encoding SDR family oxidoreductase, with translation MTGSDPTVGVDPDRLAVCLAVLAEVEALPPEHPDAVSVRRATAGLFKTVKIQRRKERREAVLANDRAVTAATATGAPGRIDDETAGIPLKSATAGATAGVLKQARGCYVCKQRYTVVDAFYHQLCPGCAKLNHDRRDARTDLRGRRALLTGGRAKIGMYIALRLLRDGADLTITTRFPHDAVRRFTAMPDSADWIDRLHVVGIDLRDPAQVVGLAESVAARGPLDILVNNAAQTVRRTAGAYSAIAAAEAEPLPSGKLPELEYFGGAGSSPAAVLTAGAGSLTPQQITELALTARSVAIDAGGLVPDTTATNSWSDRVHEVDPLELLEVQLCNVTAPFILVSRLRPAMTASPFPRRYVVNVSAMEGIFNRGYKGAGHPHTNMAKAALNMLTRTSAVDMFADGILMTSVDTGWITDERPHPTKMRLHEEGFHAPLDLVDGAARVYDPIVRGEQGEDVYGCFLKDYVPVAW